The genomic interval CAGATTTCCCTTAGAAAGGAGAAACATTTTCATGGCGCCCTTGGTTTCACTCGTTTTCGATTGATGTTGGAATAAAATATTCATTAGCCACTTCCTATCTGCTTCAGGCCATAAGAGTCAAAGCGATAATAACTTGAATAAAACATGCCTTCCAAGTACATGTTCTTCATGAAAAAAAACAAGCCTTCTCTGAGTTCTCTTTTTTTGAGAGCTCTCATTTTTGCATACATTTTTCTTTCATCCACTCAGCTTTTTGCGCACAACGTGGAAATGAGTTCATCTGAAATAAATGTGTCTGAACAGGAAATAGCTATCACAGCTCAGTTTCCGTTGCATGACATCGTTGAACATTTTCACCTGGATAAAAATAAAAATGGCGTTTTAGACGAAGATGAATTCCAAAAAAGCCTCGTAAAATTGAATGTCAAATTGTCACACTATTACAAATTATATGATGAAAACTACAAGCTCCTCCGTTTACAGCCCTGGATGTTTTCACTTTCGTCACCGCAAGCAGGCAACGAACAGCTCATTGCCAAAACCACAAGCAAACTTCCCAAAACAGGAAACAAAATCACGGTAGGTTTTTCTTCTGCCTTTTTTTTCACGATGGGGAAAGAGCACAAACACCTTCTTTCTATCAGCGATGGTGAAAAAAGCAGCAAGGCCACACTGGCCATAGGCAGCCTCAGTAAAACATTTTCGTTTACGCGCCCAAGTTTTTTTTCGTCACTTAAACACACCTTCCTTCATTTGATCGAAGGTATTTTTGATTAGAATATGTTGATAATTAGCTTCTTGTCATTCTGGGCAAAGCGAAGAATCTACTGCATTTGCGAGGAGGTCCTTCACTACGTTCAGGATGACAACACAAATAGAAAAGGTTATATGAAAATATTTCATCTCGAAAAAAATGAATTTATCGAACTTAAAAACCTGCTTAAACTTATCGACTGGTGCGAAAGCGGAGGCGCAGCTAGCACGGCTATCAGCGGCGGATTGGTGAAAGTAGATGGAAAAGTTGAACTCCGAAAACGCTGCAAACTTCGCGTTGGCCAAGTGGTGAGTTTTGAAAATCAAGAAGTGAAAATTGAAAAATAAATACTTGCAAATATGTTACGTAAATTGCTGATAAGCTCC from Deltaproteobacteria bacterium CG11_big_fil_rev_8_21_14_0_20_42_23 carries:
- a CDS encoding RNA-binding protein translates to MKIFHLEKNEFIELKNLLKLIDWCESGGAASTAISGGLVKVDGKVELRKRCKLRVGQVVSFENQEVKIEK